The Pseudomonas sp. DG56-2 genome contains a region encoding:
- the dnaA gene encoding chromosomal replication initiator protein DnaA gives MSVELWQQCVELLRDELPAQQFNTWIRPLQVEAEGDELRVYAPNRFVLDWVNEKYLSRLLELLGEHGNGMAPALSLLIGSRRSSAPRAAPNAPLAAAVAASQAQAAQVAVVNEPVSKPVAAVAVAEVEQAPSRDSFDSMGDPNTAPAPSGRAEQRTVQVEGALKHTSYLNRTFTFENFVEGKSNQLARAAAWQVADNPKHGYNPLFLYGGVGLGKTHLMHAVGNHLLKKNPNAKVVYLHSERFVADMVKALQLNAINEFKRFYRSVDALLIDDIQFFARKERSQEEFFHTFNALLEGGQQVILTSDRYPKEIEGLEERLKSRFGWGLTVAVEPPELETRVAILMKKADQAKVDLPHDAAFFIAQRIRSNVRELEGALKRVIAHSHFMGRDITIELIRESLKDLLALQDKLVSVDNIQRTVAEYYKIKISDLLSKRRSRSVARPRQVAMALSKELTNHSLPEIGDVFGGRDHTTVLHACRKINELKESDADIREDYKNLLRTLTT, from the coding sequence TTGTTCTCGACTGGGTCAACGAAAAGTACCTGAGCCGCTTGCTCGAACTGTTGGGTGAGCATGGCAACGGGATGGCGCCTGCTCTTTCCTTATTAATAGGTAGCAGGCGCAGTTCGGCACCGCGCGCTGCTCCCAATGCACCGTTGGCTGCCGCCGTCGCTGCATCCCAGGCGCAGGCCGCGCAAGTCGCAGTGGTCAATGAACCTGTCTCAAAACCTGTTGCAGCGGTGGCTGTTGCTGAAGTCGAACAAGCCCCATCACGGGACAGCTTCGATTCGATGGGCGACCCCAATACCGCGCCAGCGCCAAGCGGCCGTGCCGAGCAACGCACCGTTCAGGTAGAAGGCGCGCTCAAGCACACCAGCTACTTGAATCGAACCTTTACCTTCGAGAATTTTGTCGAAGGTAAATCCAACCAGCTTGCTCGCGCGGCTGCCTGGCAAGTCGCTGACAACCCCAAGCACGGCTATAACCCGTTGTTCCTTTACGGCGGTGTAGGTCTTGGTAAAACGCACTTGATGCACGCTGTGGGTAACCATCTGCTCAAGAAGAATCCGAATGCCAAGGTTGTCTACCTGCATTCGGAGCGCTTCGTTGCTGATATGGTCAAGGCGCTGCAGCTCAACGCGATCAACGAATTCAAACGTTTTTACCGCTCGGTTGATGCGTTGCTGATCGATGACATTCAGTTCTTCGCTCGTAAGGAGCGATCCCAGGAAGAGTTTTTCCACACTTTCAACGCCTTGCTCGAAGGTGGTCAGCAAGTAATTTTGACTAGCGACCGCTATCCGAAAGAGATCGAAGGTTTGGAGGAGCGCCTGAAGTCGCGCTTCGGTTGGGGTTTGACTGTAGCTGTTGAACCTCCTGAACTGGAAACTCGCGTGGCCATCCTTATGAAGAAGGCCGACCAGGCGAAGGTCGATCTTCCTCATGATGCTGCATTCTTCATTGCCCAGCGCATTCGCTCCAACGTGCGTGAACTTGAAGGCGCTTTGAAGCGAGTCATCGCTCACTCGCACTTCATGGGACGCGACATCACCATCGAGCTGATTCGTGAGTCGCTGAAGGATCTGCTGGCGTTGCAGGACAAACTGGTGAGTGTGGATAACATCCAGCGCACAGTTGCCGAGTACTACAAGATCAAGATTTCCGACTTGTTGTCCAAGCGCCGTTCTCGTTCGGTTGCTCGACCGCGTCAGGTTGCCATGGCCCTGTCCAAGGAGCTGACCAACCACAGCTTGCCGGAAATCGGTGATGTTTTCGGCGGCCGCGACCACACTACGGTGTTGCACGCATGCCGCAAGATCAATGAACTCAAGGAATCCGACGCGGATATCCGCGAGGACTACAAGAACCTGCTGCGGACTCTGACGACGTGA